CAGGGCCCGATGGGAGCCATAGGACTTCGAGATCGAATGCAGTTCTAAAGCGTTCATCGGCCAGCCGTTTTTTTGGATTGGTGATAAAGGAGTCCGGTCAGCGGCATCGATAGCACAATCATCAACAGGGCATAGGGTGCCGCCGCGGCGTAATCGATTTCGCTGGTCATCGCCCAGAACCCGGTCGCCAGGGTGCGCGTCCCGTTCGGGGCGAGCAGCAGGGTAGCGGTCAGTTCATTGGTGATCGCCAGGAAGACCAATGCAGCGCCAGCTGCGGCCCCCGGTGCGGCCAGGCGCAGGGTGATCAGCCACAATGCCCGGGCCGGCGAACGGCCCAGGCTGCGGGCGATGTTTTCCAGCTCCACCGGCGCCTGGGCGATGCCGGCACGCAGGCTCACTAACGCGCGCGGCAGGAACATCAGCAGGTAAGCCAGCAGCACAGTGATCGTGGTCTGGTAAATCGGCCGGGCAAAATGGATCGTGACCGTCACCAAGGCCAGCGCAACGACAATTCCCGGTAATGAGCTGGTGATGTAGTTGCAGCTTTCCAGCAGGCGTTGCAGTCGTCCGGGGGAGCGGATCGACAGCCAGGCAATCGGGATCGCTGCACAGGTGGTTAACGCCGCCCCCGCCACGCCGAACAGCAGGGTTTGCTGCAGCGCCGGCCACAGTTCGGTCAGGTCCCAGACTTCCATGCCCCCGGCGATCAGCCATCGACCGAGCGTCATCAATGGCACGCCCAGGGCGAGAACGCAGGTGATGATCAGCAGGGCAAAGGCGAGGGTTTTCGACGAAAGGCCCAGGCATACGATACGTTGCTCTCGGGCGCTACCCGAACCAACGCGGGCATAGCGCGCGGTGCCACGGGCCGCTGACTCCACCGTCAACATCAGCAGGCAGAACAGTGCCAACACACTGGCCAGCATGTGTGCGGCAGGACCGTTGAAGGTGGATTTGAACTGATCGAAGATCGCTGTGGTGAAGGTGTCGAAGCGGATCATCGCGTACAAACCGTATTCGGCCAGCAAGTGCAGACCGACGAGCAGGGCGCCGCCGCAAATCGCAAGGCGCAACTGCGGTAGTACCACGCGGAAAAATACCGCCCAGGGTTTCAGCCCCAAAGATTCGGCGACATCTTCAATGGCCGGATCGAGCCGGCGCAGGGTCGCTGCAACCGGCAGGTAAAGGAACGGAAAGTAAGCGATCACCGACACCAGCACGCCGGCGAACAAGCCGTGAATCGGCGGAACCAGACTGACCCATGCGTAGCTGTGCACGAACGCGGGCACCGCCAGCGGCGCGGTCGCCAGCAACGACCACCAGCGCCGACCGGGCAAATTGGTGCGTTCCGTCAACCAGGCCAGCGTCACTCCCAGGGTGATGCACAAGGGAATCGTCAGCAGCACCAGCAACAGGGTGTTAACCAGCAGTTCACCGACCCGTGGCCGGAACACCAGGGTAACAACGGTATCCCAGCCGGTTTGCAACGACACGCCGATGACATAGGCAATCGGTAGCAGCGCCAGCAACGAAACCAGCACCGACAAACCGACCACCCACGCGCCACCGCGGCTTGCAAACACGCCGCGTGATCGTCGACGCAGATGGGTGGGTGTCGT
The Pseudomonas sp. MYb327 DNA segment above includes these coding regions:
- a CDS encoding iron ABC transporter permease: MPEILPVGVAETTPTHLRRRSRGVFASRGGAWVVGLSVLVSLLALLPIAYVIGVSLQTGWDTVVTLVFRPRVGELLVNTLLLVLLTIPLCITLGVTLAWLTERTNLPGRRWWSLLATAPLAVPAFVHSYAWVSLVPPIHGLFAGVLVSVIAYFPFLYLPVAATLRRLDPAIEDVAESLGLKPWAVFFRVVLPQLRLAICGGALLVGLHLLAEYGLYAMIRFDTFTTAIFDQFKSTFNGPAAHMLASVLALFCLLMLTVESAARGTARYARVGSGSAREQRIVCLGLSSKTLAFALLIITCVLALGVPLMTLGRWLIAGGMEVWDLTELWPALQQTLLFGVAGAALTTCAAIPIAWLSIRSPGRLQRLLESCNYITSSLPGIVVALALVTVTIHFARPIYQTTITVLLAYLLMFLPRALVSLRAGIAQAPVELENIARSLGRSPARALWLITLRLAAPGAAAGAALVFLAITNELTATLLLAPNGTRTLATGFWAMTSEIDYAAAAPYALLMIVLSMPLTGLLYHQSKKTAGR